One stretch of Filifactor alocis ATCC 35896 DNA includes these proteins:
- a CDS encoding VWA domain-containing protein: MKQKGLTLTELIIALTLGVLVMGIGVQLLFGATNNSVFATKEKQLQDANRIFLSYTDNAIKYSTATFTVADSTFNAPNNEKLTPDWNYIGLKKNIKVPGKMTQSGKDLDVKTALVAIDYKGKSKPDESKLKEEETLITISDGGSEHYFVQKIIAFSDLSNGKEFLYDLRFFKPTIKEGGGSRENNSLNYEMKLTLSDGTSQTIDYGTIESKLSSLNALQVVDRGSPSDPATAIAYRTDNVYLKKEGAHGVISLVLDNSGSMHTRDLKDSHGNKESRINILKVETGKLLKLLSTNKAADVELVPFDNNVLVRSDRKGGYIKPTFYSASKEYREKIIGSNVYEGKLKESMDSLGAYSGTNTGEGLRYAFYSIDEKNNDLLRERPEEHFRDYLIILVDGESNAATIIPTLEGNYISKNKSDFSKKKNTNPIYRDKNYDMDAFQKRQFKHFTNVTYEHRLDNSFNFKEPELRKYYQEGNACEVKIIKPTNTIYDSVTQELSLDYEHIVTQQNGKEESIQEAYASQKGSGAWLHNNWSAATGNTYVSKVGKLYNTPDNYLKNSSPQSRKAIKDMVTKKRVYIIAFSRSVSTSGLNAIADEFSIKGDSKRVFRANSGEDLSKIFQEIGESINNDLWMVNGPKW, translated from the coding sequence ATGAAGCAAAAAGGTCTTACGCTTACGGAGCTGATTATTGCGTTAACCTTAGGAGTTTTGGTTATGGGAATTGGAGTACAGTTGCTTTTTGGTGCCACAAACAATTCGGTTTTTGCAACAAAAGAAAAGCAGTTGCAAGACGCTAACCGCATATTTTTGAGCTATACGGATAACGCAATAAAATATTCTACTGCAACCTTTACAGTAGCAGATAGTACATTTAATGCACCGAACAATGAGAAATTAACTCCTGATTGGAATTATATCGGATTGAAAAAGAATATTAAGGTTCCGGGTAAAATGACTCAGAGTGGGAAGGATTTAGATGTAAAAACAGCGTTGGTAGCAATCGACTACAAAGGGAAGAGCAAACCGGATGAAAGTAAATTGAAAGAAGAGGAAACTCTTATTACAATATCAGATGGCGGCTCGGAACATTATTTTGTGCAGAAAATCATTGCATTTTCCGATTTATCGAACGGAAAGGAGTTTTTGTATGATTTGAGGTTTTTCAAACCTACAATAAAAGAAGGCGGGGGATCACGAGAAAATAATAGTTTAAATTATGAGATGAAGTTAACCTTAAGCGACGGAACATCTCAAACAATTGATTACGGAACTATTGAATCCAAACTTAGTTCGTTAAATGCATTGCAAGTTGTTGACCGTGGTTCACCGAGTGATCCGGCCACTGCAATTGCTTATCGTACAGATAATGTATATCTCAAAAAAGAAGGCGCACACGGAGTAATCTCCTTGGTGTTGGATAACTCGGGAAGTATGCATACGAGAGACTTAAAGGATTCCCATGGCAATAAAGAGAGTAGGATTAATATTTTAAAAGTAGAGACTGGAAAATTGTTAAAGCTTTTAAGTACAAATAAGGCTGCTGACGTTGAACTTGTTCCTTTTGATAACAACGTGTTGGTAAGATCAGATAGAAAAGGAGGATATATTAAACCTACATTTTATTCCGCTAGTAAAGAATATCGCGAAAAAATTATTGGTTCGAATGTATATGAAGGAAAGCTGAAAGAATCGATGGATAGCTTGGGAGCTTACAGCGGCACCAATACAGGAGAAGGTTTAAGATATGCTTTTTATAGTATAGATGAAAAAAACAATGATTTATTGAGAGAACGACCTGAAGAACATTTTCGGGATTATTTGATTATTTTAGTAGATGGAGAATCAAATGCTGCAACAATTATTCCTACTTTAGAAGGAAATTATATCAGTAAAAACAAAAGTGATTTTTCTAAAAAAAAGAATACCAATCCTATTTATAGAGATAAAAATTATGACATGGATGCATTTCAAAAGCGTCAATTTAAACATTTTACAAATGTGACATATGAACATAGATTAGACAATTCATTTAATTTTAAGGAGCCAGAATTAAGAAAATATTATCAAGAAGGAAATGCTTGCGAGGTGAAAATTATTAAGCCTACAAATACAATCTATGATTCTGTAACGCAGGAACTTTCTTTGGATTATGAACATATTGTGACACAACAAAACGGCAAAGAAGAAAGCATACAAGAGGCTTATGCAAGTCAAAAAGGAAGCGGTGCATGGCTACACAATAATTGGTCTGCAGCTACAGGTAACACATATGTATCAAAAGTCGGGAAATTATATAATACTCCAGATAATTATTTGAAAAACTCTTCTCCGCAAAGTAGAAAAGCAATCAAAGATATGGTAACAAAAAAAAGAGTGTATATAATTGCTTTTTCAAGAAGTGTTTCTACTTCTGGGTTAAATGCGATTGCCGATGAGTTTTCTATCAAAGGAGATAGCAAGCGAGTATTTAGAGCAAATTCAGGTGAAGATTTATCCAAAATTTTTCAAGAGATTGGAGAATCAATCAATAACGATTTATGGATGGTCAATGGACCGAAATGGTAG
- a CDS encoding prepilin-type N-terminal cleavage/methylation domain-containing protein translates to MKKNKGMTIVEVIISLVILVIISSMVLSVSKSYLVQFSTVRRDITAEGFGRRGNTEKTIEEIENLIAVRNEISDIVSSSEQQIKYIDLELKKPSLSAADKDKLNDEKSHLVALMGQKKKEEQNAKKNLEPYLDKKNSWTYVKLKLDSTEISKKEDPNVDFVYITSPNTITKHSITGWVFGTTSSQKIPILSDIVRYLHSDTTANREQQVADNVTGQTLYAKSEYVPGFENRDNLEQVAWYQSRPGYHIFPLDLNKLSLNDSEKEKLQKLLEGNEFYPVFPTDYNYISKKGVSGPGYTDKKIQIANTMENGFVVCGIRPYTKQGILGRLVGSTPIYISKLPFGKDDYLFREDISIINPNKLLKKYPPDTASNIKVKELYAWNNEEASSTQGQFSVPLGKEGVPYLLQPEQTGIIKENGTEFETKSRYLSFAGDTVGVVSPLREKQFNFFVVFGRGSTVNQEGNIISIPFLRDNVKATEITATGSGNEVRIDKVTVLAKIGFDKIQLIQPEQVLVSKTGKQCKVEEEMLATKDISNDMKKVEFGKKAGIFMVDKKKNNLSVELNGENLGNFNVSKWNLYDNMNSSVYFGSLAQIDDVKLSTEAAEKNEYKSAEVHVYEMVATKPKTSGGIKDQTDALKDKYGIE, encoded by the coding sequence ATGAAGAAAAACAAAGGGATGACAATTGTCGAGGTAATAATCAGTCTTGTGATTCTTGTAATTATTTCGTCAATGGTGCTTTCTGTTTCAAAGAGTTATCTTGTACAATTTAGCACAGTGAGACGGGATATTACTGCAGAAGGCTTTGGGCGTCGTGGAAATACAGAAAAAACAATAGAAGAGATTGAAAATCTGATAGCTGTCAGAAATGAAATATCTGATATTGTTTCATCGTCAGAACAACAAATAAAGTATATTGACTTAGAATTAAAAAAACCTTCTTTATCCGCAGCTGACAAGGATAAGCTTAATGATGAAAAATCACATTTAGTAGCGTTAATGGGACAAAAGAAAAAAGAAGAGCAGAATGCAAAAAAGAACTTAGAACCTTATCTGGACAAAAAGAATTCTTGGACCTACGTTAAACTGAAATTGGATTCTACAGAAATATCTAAAAAAGAAGATCCAAATGTTGATTTTGTTTATATTACATCTCCGAATACAATTACAAAGCACTCTATAACTGGTTGGGTATTTGGAACTACCTCTAGTCAAAAAATTCCTATTCTATCAGATATTGTTCGATATCTTCACTCTGACACAACGGCAAATCGAGAGCAACAGGTTGCGGATAACGTAACAGGGCAAACGTTATATGCAAAGTCAGAGTATGTACCCGGTTTTGAGAATCGAGATAACCTTGAACAGGTTGCTTGGTATCAGAGTCGACCGGGATATCATATTTTTCCATTGGATTTGAACAAATTGTCTTTGAACGATAGCGAAAAAGAAAAATTGCAAAAATTATTGGAGGGCAATGAGTTTTATCCGGTATTTCCAACAGATTATAACTATATTTCTAAGAAAGGTGTGTCAGGTCCGGGATATACAGACAAAAAAATACAAATTGCTAATACTATGGAGAACGGTTTTGTCGTATGTGGAATTCGTCCATATACCAAGCAAGGTATACTTGGTCGTTTAGTAGGCAGTACACCGATTTATATTTCGAAGTTGCCTTTTGGTAAAGATGACTATTTGTTTAGAGAAGATATCTCAATCATTAATCCGAATAAATTACTTAAAAAATACCCTCCTGATACGGCGAGCAATATTAAAGTAAAGGAATTGTATGCTTGGAACAATGAGGAAGCTTCTTCTACACAAGGGCAATTCAGTGTTCCGTTAGGGAAAGAAGGGGTACCGTATTTGCTTCAACCGGAACAGACGGGGATTATCAAAGAAAACGGAACAGAATTTGAAACAAAGTCAAGATATCTTTCTTTTGCAGGAGACACGGTCGGTGTCGTGTCACCTTTACGCGAAAAACAATTTAATTTTTTTGTAGTGTTTGGTAGAGGCTCTACTGTCAATCAGGAAGGAAATATCATCAGTATTCCGTTCTTGCGAGACAATGTTAAAGCAACTGAAATAACAGCTACAGGAAGTGGCAACGAGGTGCGAATAGATAAGGTAACGGTATTAGCAAAAATAGGATTTGATAAAATACAGTTGATTCAGCCGGAACAAGTTCTTGTGTCAAAAACCGGAAAACAATGTAAGGTAGAAGAAGAGATGCTTGCTACAAAGGATATTTCTAATGATATGAAGAAGGTTGAGTTTGGTAAAAAAGCCGGCATTTTTATGGTTGATAAGAAAAAAAATAATCTGAGTGTTGAATTGAACGGAGAGAATCTTGGAAATTTCAATGTATCGAAATGGAATCTGTATGATAATATGAATTCTTCGGTTTATTTTGGTAGTTTAGCTCAAATAGATGATGTTAAATT